The Vibrio metoecus sequence GATAACATGCAACAAGGCTTGACCGGAAGCTTCGACGATATCAGTTGAGACACCCGTACCGTGATATTTACGTCCTTTATAATTCGCGATGATATCCGCTTGACCAAGGCCATCTTCACCTTCGCCTTTGGCGGTGAGATCGAATTTATCGAGTACAATCTCATACCCAGTTAGGCGGTAGATACACTGATATAACGCATCAACTGGGCCATTACCAACAGCGGCTTCGCATTTTTCTTCATCTCCGCACAGGAGTTTGATACTGGTGGTGGCCATCACGCTGCCGGATTGCACGCTCAAGTAGTTGAGTTTGTAGAAGTCATCTTCTTCACGCAAATTGGAGAAATGCATCAAGGCTTCTAAGTCATAATCAAATACCTGACCTTTACGATCCGCCAGCTTCAAGAAGTCCTCATACAAAGCATCCAAGTTGTATTCGTTTTCGTTGTAACCCATCGAGTCCATATGGCTTTTCACTGCAGCACGACCACTACGGCTAGTGAGGTTCAGCGCTTGGTTTTTCAGGCCAATCGATTCGGGAGTCATGATTTCGTAGGTGTTTTTGTTTTTGAGCATGCCATCTTGGTGAATGCCCGAAGAGTGGCTAAAGGCATTGGCCCCCACAATTGCCTTGTTGCTTTGGATCGGCATATTGCAAAGCTGACTGACTAGCTTGCTAGTGCGGCTGATCTCTTCATATTTAATACCTGTAGTCACGCCTAAAAACTCTTGGCGAGTTTTGATGATCATCGCGATCTCTTCCAGTGCGCAGTTACCTGCACGCTCTCCGATACCATTGATGGTGCCTTCAACTTGACGAGCTCCTGCTTGAACGGCGGCAATTGAGTTTGCCACCGACATGCCCAAATCATCATGGCAATGGACGGAGATAATCGCTTTATCGATATTTGGCACGCGATTAAACAGTGTCTGAATGATGCCGCCAAATTCGCTTGGGATTGTGTAGCCGACGGTGTCTGGAATATTGATGGTGCGTGCGCCCGCATTGATAGCGGCTTCAACCATACGACAAAGGTTGTCGATAGGTGTGCGTCCTGCGTCTTCACACGAAAACTCCACATCATCCGTGTATTGGCGAGCGTGTGTCACCGCTTTGACTGCCATTTCTACGACGTCATCGTAGCTACGGCGCAATTTGTCTTGTACATGGATAGTTGAAGTAGAAATGAAAGTATGAATACGGAAAGCTTCGGCAACTTTCAATGCTTCTGCCGCGGCATCGATGTCTTTCGCAACGGCTCGCGAAAGGGCGCAGACACGGCTGTTTTTGATGTGTTTAGCAATGGTTTGTACAGATTCAAAGTCACCAGGGGAAGACACAGGGAAACCCGCTTCGATGATATCTACCCCTAAGCGCTCCAGTGCGTAGGCGATTTGTAGCTTCTCTTTTACCGTCAGGCTAGCAGACAACGCCTGCTCACCATCGCGCAATGTGGTATCGAATATAATCACCTGATCGTTCATGTTTGCTTCCTCGCACTAGAGTTAACGACTAACTTCCTGAATATTGTTGTAAAAATCGGCTATAAAAAAACCCGCATCGGATGCGGGTTTTTTATCTCGTGTGGTGTTTTTCGTCCACAACCTACCCGCGTGATGGTTCCACGATCAGTAGTAGGCCTAGCAGGAGAGAAAAACGCATTGTCATCATTAACAATCCACCAAATTAAGTTAAGAGATTAGTACCGTACTCGACACAATGCGTCAACCCCAAAGTTGTTTTTTTATTCATCTTGCTAAGCATTTGAACAAAATGCTGAGTTTGTCGACGTGTAAGAAGTGAGATTGAAAGTTGTACAGATTTGAGTAAAAAGGGTGGGGTTACTTATAATTCATCGAGTGATGAATAAAGGAGATGACATGTCATTACGTAAAGCCGGACGGCCAACTCAACAGACACAAGCTCGTGAACAGCTAATTACTCATGCTAGAGAACTGTTTTCTGTGATGCCTTATGACAAAGTATCAACACGCTTGATTGCCAGTAAAGCCGGTGTCGACATTGGTTTGATTCGCTATTATTTTGCGAATAAAGCGGGGCTATTTGAGGCTATGTTGCGAGAAACGTTAATGCCAATGAAAGCGCAACTGGGGTTGTTGGTAGCAGAAAGTAGCCATCAAAATTTTACCGATTTAATGCGAACTTACTATCGGGAAATGTTCAATATCCCGCATTTTCCTCGTCTAATTATGCAAGTCATGAGTACCCCAGGGAGTGATATCAAGAAGCAATTGATTGAAAAAGTGGTTTTGGATATTACGCGTCCGATTCAAGAAACGCTGTTTGAAAAGTTAATTGCGCGAGGCGTGATTCGAGAGGGAATGGATCCGCACTTGTGTAAAATTTCCTATCTGAGCTTGATGATTTTTCCTTTTGTCGCACCTCCTGCGCTGCTCAAAATCCATGGTGTTGAATTATCGCAGGCCTTTCTCGAGAAGTTGGTCGAGCATAATATTCAGCTGATGGAACAAGGCTTTATCACGATAGCGAGATAAATAATTCTGTTTAGCCATGCTTGGCGTAGATTTGTCGCTTATGTGTCACCATTTCGACAAACAATTTTCACCTGACTGTCATGCGCTCTAGATAAGCTCAAAGCATCACCTTATGAAAAAGGATGCGTGATGCGAGTGATTGAACCTATTGCTAAATTGGATTTGGCTTTTTCACTACTCTGTTTGCAGCATCGGTATAATTTACCTGCGGCAAGGCTGAGTAAGTCGATTTCACATACCGGAGATGGTCATCTTTATGCGGTGATGGGCGGTTTGGCTTGGCTGCTGGATAGTAGCCATGGTTTGCTCTTCCTCACCATCGGATTGCTGGCATTTGCAATCGAGCTCCCAATCTATTGGGTGTTGAAAAATGGTTTTCAACGTCGCCGTCCACAAGAGCTTTCTGCGTTAGTGACGGCTTACATTATCCCCAGCGATCGTTACAGCTTACCCTCAGGTCATACCGCAGCCGCCTTTGTAATGGCGACAGTGATTGGCTACATCTACCCTCATTGGTACCCCCTAGCGGTCGGTTGGGCTAGTTTGATTGGTTTTGCTCGAGTATTGCTTGGCGTGCATTTTCTAAGTGATGTGTTGGCGGGAGCTTTACTTGGTATCAGTAGTGCAACTTATGCGATCAGCGTAGTGGGGAAGAGTATTTGAAGATTCTTTATGGAATACAAGGTACGGGCAATGGGCATATTGCTCGTTCTAGGGCGATGTGTGCTGCATTGAAAAAGCACCAAGTTGAAGTGGATTATTTGTTTTCTGGACGGCCTGCTACAAACTATTTTTCGATGGAGTGTTTTGGGGATTTTGCTACTCGACGAGGTTTATCGTTTGTGACCGAAAATGGTCACGTTAATTACGTCAAAACCTTGTGTAAGAATAGTCTTTGGGAGTTTTGGCAAGATGTACAAGCTCTAGATCTGACTGCTTATGACTTGATTTTGAACGATTTTGAGCCAATAACCGCGTGGGCTGCAAAAAGACAAAATGTGCCCTGTCTGAGCATCAGTCACCAAAATGCTTTCCTTTATCCGGTGCCGTTAAAAGGAGCTTCTTGGTTAGATAAGGCGATCCTGCGTTATTTTGCTCCGGCAAAGCATCAGTTAGGTTTACATTGGTACCATTTTGAACAACCTATCTTGCCGCCAATTGTCTATACGCCAGAGCAGACCATCGCTTATCAAGATTTTGTTTTAGTGTACCTTCCTTTTGAAAATGTGAATGAAATCTGTGAGTTACTGCATGGCTTCATGAACGTCCATTTCATCTGTTATCACCCTGATGTGCAAGATAATGAGTTTGTGGAAAATGTCGAACTGCGTCGATTACACCACGGTGACTTCCAACATCACTTACATCAATGTCATGGAGTGATCACTAGCGGTGGCTTTGAGCTGCCATCTGAAGCATTAGCGTTGGGAAAAAAGCTACTTATCAAGCCCTTACATGGTCAATTTGAGCAAGTCAGTAATGCGGCAACCCTTGAAATGCTTGGTCTGGCGAGTGTTATGGAGTTTCTAGACCCGGCTAGCTTGCGCAAATGGTTGGACGAAAAACAGGCAGAACGAGTGATTTATCCCGATGTCGCCAATTCTTTGGTTGAGTGGATATTAAAAGGTCAATGGGAGGATAGTGAAGATCTTTGTCGTCAACTTTGGCAAAAAGTTGATTTGCCGAGTTACACAATTTTAAGCAATGAAATGACGAGCTCAATGAATTCTCCGTTAAATCATTTTTAACGTGAATATTAGTGTGTGATAAAGAGAGAACCTATTGTTCAGATTAATAATTAATAAAAATCCATTAAAAGTGCATTTTTATAGATTTTTATAAAAATTAATCATATTGATTAATAAGGTTTTTTTGATGCAATGACTAAAATTAACTGACTTTTTGTCAATGCTATTGCATAGCCTCAAATGATTAGTCGATATTAATAGCCATCCACCAAGTATCTGGGCGGTAAATATTAAAAACAGCGCTTATCTATTCACCTGCGATTTATGCATATCTATCGTTGGTGATAACACTGTGAGGCATGCAAATGTTAGATAAAAAAGACGCAATGAGTGCCATTGCGAGTTACCGCATGGAAAGCACCCTTCGAGGCGTAGACCTCAACCTGTTAACCGTTTTTGACGCCGTGATGCAAGAGCAAAACATCACACGTGCTGCACATAATTTAGGTATGTCACAGCCTGCGGTAAGTAATGCCGTAGCGCGTTTAAAAGTGATGTTCAATGATGAGTTGTTTATGCGCCAAGGTCGCGGTATTCAGCCAACTCAACGTGCTCGTCAACTGTTTGGTCCAATCCGTCAGGCGCTACAGTTGATCCGTAACGAGTTGCCAAGTTCAGTGTTTACACCTGAAACGTCGACTCGATTGTTTAAGCTGGCGATCTGCAGCCCTTGTGATCTGCGTTTTGCACCTCAAATCATGGCATCTATTGACGAGTTGGCTCCAAGCGTACAACTTCATTTGGATGCAGAGTTTGATCGCCAAATTGCAGAACGTATGCGTTATCAAGAGATTGATTTTGTTATCGACTATGCTCGTTTTGATGATCAGGGCTTCTCCAGCACTGAAATTTTCCAAGATGAGTTGGTGGTCGTCGCATCAAAATTACACCCACGCATTCAAAGCAATATCACCGCAGAGCAACTGACGGCTGAAAAACACGCCAAGCTGTCAAAAGTGCATGGTCAACGTAGCTTCTCTGAGTTAGCGTATCGTGAATTTGATTGCCAGTCATACTACGAAGGCACCAGCTTGAGTAATGTACTGTACGTTGTTGGTCAATCTGAATTGGTCACCGTTGCACCTCGTTGGATGGCAGAAAATGCCGCAAATCGCGATGAGCTTCAGATCCTCGACTTCCCATTTGCGGATGCCAAAATCTCAGGTTATCTGAGCTGGCACGAATCAAGTGAAAAGGATAAAGGTCATATCTGGTTGCGTGATCAACTGATGGTGATTTGTGGAGAAGTGGTCGCAAACCGCTAATTTTTTCACCAAACTGAGTCTTTAAGGCCTTGGGCAGTAAGAACTGTCCAAGGCTTTTTTGTTACAGAATGAGTTTTAATCGATAACTTTGACGTTAGTCAGTTGTGTTTTGGCCTTTGAAATGTACACTTGTGCGCTGAAAAAGGCTTACAGGTGTAAGCTATAGGTAAGAGATATGACGAACTTAGATTTTCACATCGTTAAACGGCTCCGTCAGCGCATTGCCCAAGGTGGTGATCGAGCAGCGCTGAAGCATAAAGAGAATGGTGCATGGCATGCAATCAGCTGGCAGCAATTCGGTAGCCAGATTGATGCGCTTTCTATGGCTTTGCTCGCCCAAGGTATTGGCATACAAGATAAAATCGCGATTTTCTCCAATAACATGCCGCGTTGGACGATTGCAGATTTTGCCGCATTACAGATTCGTGCTGTGACTGTTCCGATTTATCCTACCAACACACCAGAACAAGCCGCTTACATTTTGCAAAATGCCGATGCTAAAGTGGTGTTTGTAGGGGATCAGCCCCAATTTGATGCTGCCTTGAGTCAGTTTGAACAATGTTCAGAGCTACGCTTGATCATAGCAATGAATGTGAACATCGATCTTAAACAAGCTGATTGTGCAATGCATTGGGATGATTTTGTCACGCAGCATCAAACACAAGATCACACACCACTTTTGGAACTGATTGAACAAGCCAATTTTGACGATCTCTTCACCCTGATATACACCTCAGGCACTACCGGAACACCGAAAGGCGTGATGCTGGATTATCGTAATATTGGCGCACAATTAGAAGGGCATGATCAGCGTCTCAATCTCACTGAAGAAGATGTCTCACTTTGCTTCTTACCGCTGTCACATGTCTTTGAGCGGGCTTGGACTGCCTACGTGTTGTACAAAGGTGCCACCAACTGTTACTTGCATGATGTCTCCCATGTACGCGATGCTCTAGGTGAAGTACGCCCGACCGTGATGTGTGCGGTTCCTCGCTTCTACGAAAAAATCTTCTCGGCGATCCATGAGAAAGTCGCTAAAGCACCATTCATTCGCAAAGTGTTATTTACTTGGGCGGTGAATATGGGTGCAAAAATGGCCGTATGTCGCCAGCAACAGCGTCAACCTTCGTGGTTACTCAAGCAAAGTCATCAGTTAGCGGACAAACTTGTACTGAGTAAATTACGTGCGCTGCTCGGTGGACGGATCAATTTCATGCCTTGTGGCGGTGCCAAACTAGATGAAACGATAGGCCGTTTTTTCCATGCCATCGGAATTAACATTAAGCTCGGTTATGGTATGACCGAAACGACAGCCACTGTTTCTTGTTGGGATGACCACTGTTTTAACCCCGACTCTATTGGTCTTTCCATGCCGGGCGCACAAGTCAAAATCGGTGAAAATAACGAGATTTTGGTACGAGGCCCGATGGTGATGCGTGGCTATTACAAGTTAGAGAAAGAAACCGCAGAAAGTTTTGATGAGCAAGGTTTTCTGAAAACCGGTGATGCGGGCCATATTGATGAAAATGGTAACCTGTTCATAACCGATCGAATCAAAGAACTGATGAAAACCTCTGGTGGTAAGTACATTGCGCCACAAGTCATTGAAGGGGCGATTGGCAAAGATCACTTTATTGAACAGATCGCAGTCATTGCCGATACTCGCAAGTTTGTCTCCGCACTGATTGTACCGTGTTTTGATTCACTGGAAGTGTATGCCAAAGAGTTGAACATCAAGTATCAGGATCGTTTGGAACTCCTCAAACATAGCCAAGTGCTGGAAATGTTTGAAAAACGAGTTAACGAACTGCAAAAAGAACTGGCAAAGTTTGAACAAGTGAAAAAGTTTAAACTACTGCCCAAAGCGTTTTCGATGGATAGCGGAGAGCTAACTCCGACGCAGAAATTGCGCCGAAAGGTGATTAACGACCGTTATCAGGATGAAATCGAAGAAATGTACCAAGATTCTCCGAAGAAATAACACCATCAAATTGTTAGCTTGATTCAGTTGAACACCTCTAAGCCTTGTCTGCTCAGAGGTGTTTTTTATGTGTGAGCGAGTTTTACAGATTTGGAGTTGCATTGTTTAATCCACGATGCACAGTCACGCATTTAGACGACAAAATAATCCACTTTTTTTCGATTGCTCACTGGGTATTCAGTTCGAAACTCAATGAATTGTCGAAATTGAATGCTTAATTACCGTCTTATTTTCGATTCAGCTGCAAAAGTATCCAAATTGGGGTTAGACCAGTTGCTAAGAAAGCGTTACATTTGTTGCGTAACCTCGCGGCTGTTATGACAGGCGCAGGACATAGCCGAAAGCGGAGCGTTTTCGAATTAGGCTACAAATAAGCCCTAAACTATGTAAAACCAACCCTTTTGCCGACCGGGCATTAGGTATGTTGGTAAAAGGAGACAAGATGGAAATGCTATCTGGCGCAGAGATGATCGTTCAATCTCTGATCAATGAAGGTGTTGAGCAAATCTTCGGTTATCCCGGTGGTTCTGTACTCGATATCTATGATGCCCTTCACGAAAAAACCGATCAAATTAAACACGTCCTCGTTCGTCACGAACAAGCCGCAACGCATATGGCTGATGGCTATGCGCGCGCCACTGGAAAACCGGGCGTGGTGCTCGTCTGTTCAGGCCCTGGTGCCACCAATACGGTCACAGGGATTGCAACGGCTTATATGGACTCTATCCCGATGATTGTGATCTCGGGTAACGTTGCGACCAATCTGATTGGTAACGATGCGTTTCAAGAGTGCGATATTGTTGGCGTGTCACGCCCTATCGTTAAACACAGCTTTTTAGTGAAAAGAGCGGAAGATATTCCAGAGACCATCAAAAAAGCATTTTACATTGCATCAACAGGGCGTCCTGGTCCTGTGGTAATTGATGTGCCGAAAGATGTGATGAATCCTCTCAATAAGCTGCCTTATGAGTACCCAGAAACCATAAAAATGCGCTCTTACAACCCGACAACTGCAGGCCATAAAGGCCAGATCAAAAAAGGGTTGCGTGCGCTATTAGAAGCGAAAAAGCCCGTGCTTTATATCGGTGGTGGCGCGGTGATTTCGAATGCACATCAACAGGTACGCCAGTTAGCCGAAGCGCTGAATCTGCCAGTGGTGAGTACTTTGATGGGGCTGGGCGTATTTCCGGGCACACATAAAAACGCGCTAGGTATGCTAGGCATGCATGGTGTGTATGAAGCCAATATGGCAATGCACAATGCGGATCTGATTTTTGGTGTTGGGGTACGTTTTGATGACCGTACGACCAATAACTTAGAAAAATACTGCCCAAACGCGAAAATCATGCACATTGATATTGATCCCTCTTCGATTTCCAAAAATGTGAAAGTTGATTTGCCGATTGTTGGTTCCGCTGATCAAGTGTTGGATGGCATGCTTAAGCTTCTGGAAGAGAGTACCGAACGCAATGATGCGGTAGCGCTAGAACGCTGGTGGAGTGAGATTCAAGTGTGGCGTAATCGCCAATGCTTGGCTTATGAAAAGTCTGCTGAGCGTATCAAACCGCAGCAAGTGATTGAGGCTCTGTACAAAATCACGGAAGGCAAGGCGATTTTGGCTTCTGATGTAGGCCAGCATCAAATGTTCGCGGCACTTTACTACCCATTCTCTAAACCACGCCAATGGATCAACTCTGGCGGCTTAGGGACGATGGGCTTTGGTTTGCCAGCAGGTATGGGGGTGAAATTCGCCATGCCAGAGGAAGAGGTGTTGGTGGTGACGGGGGATGGCAGTATTCAGATGAATATTCAAGAGCTCTCGACCGCGCTGCAATACGATATTCCAGTAAAAATTATCAACCTGAATAACCGTTTCCTTGGAATGGTAAAACAGTGGCAGGACATTATTTATCAAGGGCGTCACTCTAACTCATACATGAGTTCCGTGCCGGATTTTGCGGCGATCGCTGAAGCTTATGGTCATGTGGGGATTCGCATTTCTCGCCCAGATGAACTGGAAGCAGGGCTGGAAAAAGCCTTAGCGATGAAAGATCGTCTGGTGTTTGTCGATATCAATGTCGATGAGACTGAGCACGTGTACCCAATGCAGATCAAAGGCGAAGGGATGGACAAAATGTGGTTGAGCAAAACGGAGAGAACCTAAGATGAGACACATTATTTCACTGCTATTGGAAAACCAACCGGGTGCACTGTCTCGTGTTGTCGGGCTCTTTTCACAGCGCGGCTACAACATTGAAACGCTCAATGTGTCTCCGACCGATGATGAAACGCTCTCGCGACTCAACATCACGACCAAAACCGATGAAATGCAACTGGAGCAGATCCAGAAGCAGCTGCATAAGTTGATTGATGTACTCAAAGTACAAGAAGTGACGGAGTGTGAGCACATCGAGCGTGAGCTGATGCTAGTGAAAGTGAAAGCCTCTGGCTTTGCACGTGCGGAAGTGAAACGTACAGCGGATATTTTCCGTGGACAGATTGTGGATGTGACAGCTTCGCAATATACCGTTCAATTAGCGGGAACGAGCGAAAAACTGGATGCCTTTATTGAAGCGATTGCTGAAGTTACCGAAGTGATTGAAGTGGCACGCAGTGGTGTCGTCGGAATTGCGCGTGGTGAACGAGCACTCAGAGCGTAGTCGTTACCAACACAATAAAAAACAAATAAAAAACAAATAAAAAACCAGCTGAAAGGCTGGTTTTTTGTGTTCAGGATTCTGGATGGGTGAGCTTATAGCCCACCAATCAATTAGTGCAGAATACGCGCGCGAATGGTGCCATCGATCGCTTTGAGCTTAGTTAACGCCTCTTCAGAGCGAGCGGTTTCCACATCGATGACCACATAGCCAATTTCTGCGGTCGTTT is a genomic window containing:
- the leuA gene encoding 2-isopropylmalate synthase → MNDQVIIFDTTLRDGEQALSASLTVKEKLQIAYALERLGVDIIEAGFPVSSPGDFESVQTIAKHIKNSRVCALSRAVAKDIDAAAEALKVAEAFRIHTFISTSTIHVQDKLRRSYDDVVEMAVKAVTHARQYTDDVEFSCEDAGRTPIDNLCRMVEAAINAGARTINIPDTVGYTIPSEFGGIIQTLFNRVPNIDKAIISVHCHDDLGMSVANSIAAVQAGARQVEGTINGIGERAGNCALEEIAMIIKTRQEFLGVTTGIKYEEISRTSKLVSQLCNMPIQSNKAIVGANAFSHSSGIHQDGMLKNKNTYEIMTPESIGLKNQALNLTSRSGRAAVKSHMDSMGYNENEYNLDALYEDFLKLADRKGQVFDYDLEALMHFSNLREEDDFYKLNYLSVQSGSVMATTSIKLLCGDEEKCEAAVGNGPVDALYQCIYRLTGYEIVLDKFDLTAKGEGEDGLGQADIIANYKGRKYHGTGVSTDIVEASGQALLHVINSIHRADQIAQIKQKKSVATV
- a CDS encoding TetR/AcrR family transcriptional regulator, whose translation is MSLRKAGRPTQQTQAREQLITHARELFSVMPYDKVSTRLIASKAGVDIGLIRYYFANKAGLFEAMLRETLMPMKAQLGLLVAESSHQNFTDLMRTYYREMFNIPHFPRLIMQVMSTPGSDIKKQLIEKVVLDITRPIQETLFEKLIARGVIREGMDPHLCKISYLSLMIFPFVAPPALLKIHGVELSQAFLEKLVEHNIQLMEQGFITIAR
- a CDS encoding phosphatase PAP2 family protein, which gives rise to MRVIEPIAKLDLAFSLLCLQHRYNLPAARLSKSISHTGDGHLYAVMGGLAWLLDSSHGLLFLTIGLLAFAIELPIYWVLKNGFQRRRPQELSALVTAYIIPSDRYSLPSGHTAAAFVMATVIGYIYPHWYPLAVGWASLIGFARVLLGVHFLSDVLAGALLGISSATYAISVVGKSI
- a CDS encoding MJ1255/VC2487 family glycosyltransferase; translated protein: MKILYGIQGTGNGHIARSRAMCAALKKHQVEVDYLFSGRPATNYFSMECFGDFATRRGLSFVTENGHVNYVKTLCKNSLWEFWQDVQALDLTAYDLILNDFEPITAWAAKRQNVPCLSISHQNAFLYPVPLKGASWLDKAILRYFAPAKHQLGLHWYHFEQPILPPIVYTPEQTIAYQDFVLVYLPFENVNEICELLHGFMNVHFICYHPDVQDNEFVENVELRRLHHGDFQHHLHQCHGVITSGGFELPSEALALGKKLLIKPLHGQFEQVSNAATLEMLGLASVMEFLDPASLRKWLDEKQAERVIYPDVANSLVEWILKGQWEDSEDLCRQLWQKVDLPSYTILSNEMTSSMNSPLNHF
- the leuO gene encoding transcriptional regulator LeuO, which encodes MLDKKDAMSAIASYRMESTLRGVDLNLLTVFDAVMQEQNITRAAHNLGMSQPAVSNAVARLKVMFNDELFMRQGRGIQPTQRARQLFGPIRQALQLIRNELPSSVFTPETSTRLFKLAICSPCDLRFAPQIMASIDELAPSVQLHLDAEFDRQIAERMRYQEIDFVIDYARFDDQGFSSTEIFQDELVVVASKLHPRIQSNITAEQLTAEKHAKLSKVHGQRSFSELAYREFDCQSYYEGTSLSNVLYVVGQSELVTVAPRWMAENAANRDELQILDFPFADAKISGYLSWHESSEKDKGHIWLRDQLMVICGEVVANR
- a CDS encoding AMP-dependent synthetase/ligase → MTNLDFHIVKRLRQRIAQGGDRAALKHKENGAWHAISWQQFGSQIDALSMALLAQGIGIQDKIAIFSNNMPRWTIADFAALQIRAVTVPIYPTNTPEQAAYILQNADAKVVFVGDQPQFDAALSQFEQCSELRLIIAMNVNIDLKQADCAMHWDDFVTQHQTQDHTPLLELIEQANFDDLFTLIYTSGTTGTPKGVMLDYRNIGAQLEGHDQRLNLTEEDVSLCFLPLSHVFERAWTAYVLYKGATNCYLHDVSHVRDALGEVRPTVMCAVPRFYEKIFSAIHEKVAKAPFIRKVLFTWAVNMGAKMAVCRQQQRQPSWLLKQSHQLADKLVLSKLRALLGGRINFMPCGGAKLDETIGRFFHAIGINIKLGYGMTETTATVSCWDDHCFNPDSIGLSMPGAQVKIGENNEILVRGPMVMRGYYKLEKETAESFDEQGFLKTGDAGHIDENGNLFITDRIKELMKTSGGKYIAPQVIEGAIGKDHFIEQIAVIADTRKFVSALIVPCFDSLEVYAKELNIKYQDRLELLKHSQVLEMFEKRVNELQKELAKFEQVKKFKLLPKAFSMDSGELTPTQKLRRKVINDRYQDEIEEMYQDSPKK
- a CDS encoding acetolactate synthase 3 large subunit — protein: MEMLSGAEMIVQSLINEGVEQIFGYPGGSVLDIYDALHEKTDQIKHVLVRHEQAATHMADGYARATGKPGVVLVCSGPGATNTVTGIATAYMDSIPMIVISGNVATNLIGNDAFQECDIVGVSRPIVKHSFLVKRAEDIPETIKKAFYIASTGRPGPVVIDVPKDVMNPLNKLPYEYPETIKMRSYNPTTAGHKGQIKKGLRALLEAKKPVLYIGGGAVISNAHQQVRQLAEALNLPVVSTLMGLGVFPGTHKNALGMLGMHGVYEANMAMHNADLIFGVGVRFDDRTTNNLEKYCPNAKIMHIDIDPSSISKNVKVDLPIVGSADQVLDGMLKLLEESTERNDAVALERWWSEIQVWRNRQCLAYEKSAERIKPQQVIEALYKITEGKAILASDVGQHQMFAALYYPFSKPRQWINSGGLGTMGFGLPAGMGVKFAMPEEEVLVVTGDGSIQMNIQELSTALQYDIPVKIINLNNRFLGMVKQWQDIIYQGRHSNSYMSSVPDFAAIAEAYGHVGIRISRPDELEAGLEKALAMKDRLVFVDINVDETEHVYPMQIKGEGMDKMWLSKTERT
- the ilvN gene encoding acetolactate synthase small subunit: MRHIISLLLENQPGALSRVVGLFSQRGYNIETLNVSPTDDETLSRLNITTKTDEMQLEQIQKQLHKLIDVLKVQEVTECEHIERELMLVKVKASGFARAEVKRTADIFRGQIVDVTASQYTVQLAGTSEKLDAFIEAIAEVTEVIEVARSGVVGIARGERALRA